A genome region from Chengkuizengella sp. SCS-71B includes the following:
- a CDS encoding DUF5316 domain-containing protein, whose product MLKVIINGILKPLAYGGVILFITLIIALLIGEIHSIGNITSKVGIILIVLAIITSGTAVSGDRMRANFVYESREDRNSRMRWSKNLMLMSIPSLIVWSLT is encoded by the coding sequence ATGTTAAAAGTCATTATTAATGGGATTTTAAAACCTCTAGCTTATGGTGGAGTCATATTATTTATTACATTAATTATCGCACTATTAATTGGTGAAATCCATTCAATTGGAAACATTACCTCTAAAGTTGGGATTATACTTATAGTATTAGCAATTATTACTTCTGGAACCGCAGTCAGTGGGGATCGTATGAGAGCAAATTTTGTCTATGAATCTAGGGAAGACAGAAATTCAAGAATGAGATGGTCAAAGAATTTAATGTTGATGTCTATTCCGAGTTTAATAGTTTGGTCCCTTACATAA
- a CDS encoding SMC family ATPase, which produces MRPKKMKMTAFGPYKQTETIDFTQLQEHRLFVISGKTGAGKTSIFDAICFALFGEASGQDRNDSKMLRSQFAEDDLFTSVELEFGLKKHTYRIFRQLPHVKSGNKSATGERYEFFETTDGMEKPMCERFIVSQVNEKVHQLLGINKEQFNQIVMLPQGEFRKLLTSDTENKEEILRKIFKTGLYKNVENILNEKRKHSQSLFEQQIKERGVYINGLKTVLPMRDNTQLTEVFGQELYNTFQILDALEQEISFYREQMSKNEFKLQQETKKLQELTAQYHQAEAINQRFNILEQKRKLKETLESKLPQMDSMKKRLVLAEKTDRLELTEQIRTETKKDFLSKNNAMEVAKKRKIQTEETLKNVIAAYKIEEQKQPELDHISKHLEHLRQWLPVVKELNLKQTQIKGLKQNRELLKQTFKTIEQQIKTILSEKNKTQDEVKVLEEQLRSLPEKQEKLAEKREQSVVLTEYIKLKQALVEVKKEVESTKLIFEQKQHDYTQLEKRWIEGQASILASHLHDGEMCPVCGSKEHPLKTSASEEIPSKQDLDLSRKEKELTQDEYRKVEAKLDNFYLQIKEKEIAVVQYGFHLEHMNEEYNQFIQEGKKLKKEVELLKEKQIRLNELKPMLEQLNQALDQKMQNKDKNATELNEINTKYSTEKALLEQSVVNIPEEVRSLVKLQERIEITQKNKENLEHQWKTVQEQLEQTKIQQSEVNVHFINTENQVLETKDKLDKVNNQFTQSLEEAGFSQEIDYQNAKMAKENRQQLTQQIEEWKYNLSLVTKQIEELKDELKDKKQFDLNEIQGELDQLEKQVGHIREQFYEVHNYAERAEEGKQNILSVSKKVQEAEEHYQLIKDLYDVIRGDNAKRISFERYLQIEFLEQIIQMANQRLKKLSNGQFQLLRSDRLEKRGRQSGLGLDVYDHYTGQLRDVKTMSGGEKFNASLCLALGMADVIQSYQGGISIETMFIDEGFGSLDEESLTKAIDTLIDLQKSGRMIGVISHVQELKQSIPAVLDVKKTKEGISITAFDVR; this is translated from the coding sequence ATGAGACCAAAAAAAATGAAAATGACTGCATTTGGACCATATAAACAAACAGAAACCATTGATTTCACTCAGCTGCAGGAACATCGTTTATTTGTGATTTCAGGGAAAACAGGCGCGGGGAAAACCTCTATTTTTGATGCGATTTGTTTTGCTTTATTTGGAGAAGCGAGTGGTCAAGATCGCAACGATTCAAAAATGCTGCGTAGTCAATTTGCTGAAGATGATCTATTTACCTCAGTAGAGTTGGAATTTGGGCTAAAAAAACACACCTATCGTATATTTCGTCAGCTTCCACACGTAAAATCAGGCAATAAAAGTGCAACAGGAGAGCGATATGAGTTTTTTGAAACGACAGATGGAATGGAAAAGCCGATGTGTGAACGTTTTATCGTATCTCAAGTCAATGAAAAAGTACATCAATTATTAGGAATCAACAAAGAACAGTTTAATCAGATTGTAATGTTACCACAGGGGGAATTCCGCAAGCTGTTAACGTCGGATACGGAAAATAAAGAAGAGATTTTACGCAAAATTTTCAAAACGGGGTTATATAAAAATGTAGAAAATATACTGAACGAAAAGCGGAAACACTCTCAATCTCTTTTTGAGCAGCAAATTAAAGAGAGAGGCGTTTATATAAACGGATTAAAAACAGTATTGCCTATGAGGGACAACACTCAACTAACTGAAGTTTTTGGACAAGAATTATATAATACGTTTCAAATTTTAGATGCACTTGAGCAAGAGATTTCTTTTTATAGGGAACAAATGAGCAAAAATGAATTTAAACTTCAACAAGAAACAAAAAAACTGCAAGAATTGACGGCTCAATATCATCAAGCAGAAGCGATTAATCAAAGATTTAATATACTCGAACAAAAAAGAAAACTTAAAGAAACATTAGAAAGTAAGCTGCCTCAAATGGATTCCATGAAAAAAAGGTTAGTTTTAGCAGAAAAAACGGATCGTCTCGAGCTCACTGAGCAAATTCGCACTGAAACTAAAAAAGACTTTCTCTCTAAAAATAATGCAATGGAAGTAGCAAAAAAAAGAAAGATTCAAACAGAAGAAACGTTGAAAAATGTGATAGCTGCATATAAAATTGAGGAGCAAAAACAACCAGAACTCGACCATATCTCAAAACATTTGGAGCATCTTAGGCAATGGCTGCCAGTGGTAAAGGAGTTAAATCTAAAACAAACTCAAATCAAGGGCCTTAAACAGAACAGAGAATTATTGAAACAAACTTTCAAAACAATTGAACAGCAAATAAAAACCATATTATCAGAAAAAAACAAAACTCAGGATGAAGTTAAAGTTCTTGAAGAACAGCTTCGTTCATTACCAGAAAAGCAAGAAAAATTAGCAGAAAAACGAGAACAATCAGTAGTGTTAACCGAATACATAAAGTTGAAACAAGCCTTGGTCGAAGTGAAAAAAGAAGTAGAATCTACTAAATTGATCTTTGAACAAAAACAACACGATTACACTCAATTAGAAAAACGTTGGATTGAAGGACAGGCTAGTATCTTGGCGTCTCATCTACATGATGGAGAGATGTGTCCTGTTTGTGGTAGTAAGGAACATCCTTTGAAAACTAGCGCCTCAGAAGAGATTCCATCAAAACAAGATCTAGATTTGTCTAGAAAAGAAAAGGAACTGACTCAAGATGAATACCGCAAAGTTGAAGCAAAATTAGACAACTTCTATTTACAAATCAAAGAAAAAGAAATAGCAGTCGTTCAGTATGGTTTTCACTTAGAACATATGAATGAAGAGTACAATCAATTTATTCAAGAAGGGAAAAAACTAAAAAAAGAAGTAGAATTGCTAAAAGAAAAACAAATTAGGTTGAATGAACTGAAGCCAATGTTGGAACAGTTGAATCAAGCCTTAGATCAAAAAATGCAGAATAAAGATAAAAACGCAACAGAACTAAACGAAATAAATACAAAATATTCTACTGAAAAAGCATTATTGGAACAAAGCGTTGTGAATATACCGGAAGAAGTTCGATCTCTTGTAAAATTACAAGAAAGAATTGAAATAACACAAAAAAACAAAGAGAATTTAGAGCATCAATGGAAAACCGTACAGGAACAGCTTGAACAAACGAAAATACAACAATCAGAAGTGAACGTGCATTTCATCAATACAGAAAACCAGGTGCTAGAAACGAAGGATAAACTAGATAAAGTGAATAACCAATTTACCCAAAGCTTAGAAGAAGCTGGTTTTTCACAAGAAATAGATTATCAGAATGCAAAAATGGCAAAGGAGAATCGTCAACAACTTACACAACAAATAGAAGAGTGGAAATATAACTTGTCATTAGTAACCAAACAGATAGAAGAACTAAAGGATGAATTAAAGGATAAAAAACAGTTTGATTTAAATGAGATACAGGGTGAATTAGATCAATTAGAAAAACAGGTCGGACACATTCGAGAACAATTTTATGAAGTACATAACTACGCTGAACGAGCTGAAGAAGGAAAACAGAACATTTTATCAGTGAGTAAAAAAGTACAGGAAGCTGAGGAGCATTACCAGTTAATTAAAGATTTATACGATGTAATACGAGGAGACAATGCAAAGCGGATTTCCTTTGAACGATATTTACAGATCGAGTTTTTAGAGCAAATCATTCAGATGGCAAATCAAAGGCTGAAGAAGTTATCAAACGGTCAATTTCAATTGTTACGTAGTGATCGATTGGAAAAAAGGGGAAGACAAAGTGGCCTTGGCTTAGATGTATATGATCACTACACTGGACAGTTGCGTGATGTAAAAACGATGTCTGGTGGGGAAAAATTTAATGCATCTCTTTGTTTAGCTCTAGGAATGGCAGATGTGATTCAGTCCTATCAAGGTGGAATCTCCATTGAAACGATGTTTATTGATGAAGGATTTGGTTCATTAGATGAGGAATCTTTAACAAAAGCGATAGATACATTGATAGATTTACAAAAATCAGGACGGATGATTGGTGTTATTTCACATGTCCAAGAATTAAAACAGTCTATTCCAGCTGTATTAGATGTCAAAAAAACAAAAGAAGGAATCAGTATTACAGCGTTTGATGTGAGATGA
- a CDS encoding threonine synthase, producing MSERKPSSFVSHLECPKCNKTYSVDVINQLCECGTPLLVRYDLQKLKSKWSKADLLTREPNLWRYRELLPVKSDENIVSLGEGMTPLIPLKRLGEKVGIPNLLLKDEGTIPSGCFKARGAAVGISKAKELGVKSLAMPTNGNAGGAWSLYAARAGIEANIVMPIKAPKITRNETAIAGAKLYLVDGLISDAGKIVGKAVQKNNFYDASTLKEPYRIEGKKTMGLEIAEQLGWEVPDVILYPTGGGVGIIGIYKGLKELQEIGWIGEKMPRLVAVQASGCAPIVKAWEENKKESIMWQDADTIAFGINVPKAIGDFLILESIYETNGCAVAIDDKTIVKCQEEIASIEGLFVCPEGAANLAAAKRLKEQNWIKEDEKVVLLNTGAGIKYPYHPSMNNIYNVSTCL from the coding sequence ATGTCTGAACGTAAACCATCTAGTTTTGTTTCTCATTTGGAATGTCCTAAATGCAATAAGACATATAGTGTTGATGTAATAAATCAATTATGTGAGTGTGGAACTCCTCTACTTGTAAGGTATGATTTACAAAAGCTGAAATCAAAGTGGAGTAAGGCAGATTTACTTACAAGAGAGCCAAACTTATGGCGTTATCGTGAGCTTCTTCCAGTGAAGTCAGATGAAAATATCGTCTCACTTGGTGAGGGAATGACCCCTCTAATTCCTCTTAAAAGATTAGGAGAAAAGGTAGGTATTCCGAACTTGTTATTAAAAGATGAAGGTACCATTCCTTCAGGTTGCTTCAAAGCTCGTGGAGCAGCAGTAGGGATTTCCAAAGCAAAGGAACTAGGTGTGAAATCATTAGCTATGCCTACAAATGGAAATGCTGGCGGAGCCTGGTCTCTATATGCAGCTAGAGCTGGAATTGAAGCTAACATTGTCATGCCAATTAAAGCACCAAAAATTACAAGAAATGAAACTGCCATTGCAGGTGCAAAGCTTTACTTAGTAGATGGTCTGATCAGTGATGCAGGCAAAATTGTAGGGAAAGCTGTCCAAAAAAATAACTTCTATGATGCTTCTACTTTGAAAGAGCCATATCGGATAGAAGGTAAAAAAACAATGGGATTAGAAATCGCAGAGCAACTCGGTTGGGAAGTGCCTGACGTGATTCTTTATCCAACTGGTGGAGGCGTAGGAATTATCGGTATTTACAAAGGACTAAAAGAACTTCAAGAAATCGGTTGGATAGGTGAAAAAATGCCTCGACTTGTTGCCGTTCAAGCTTCAGGATGTGCTCCAATCGTTAAAGCTTGGGAAGAAAATAAAAAAGAATCTATCATGTGGCAAGATGCAGATACTATAGCGTTCGGTATTAACGTCCCTAAGGCAATTGGTGACTTCTTAATATTAGAGTCTATCTATGAAACAAATGGATGTGCTGTAGCTATTGATGATAAAACGATTGTAAAATGTCAGGAAGAAATCGCTTCAATTGAAGGATTATTCGTGTGTCCAGAAGGAGCCGCTAATCTCGCTGCAGCTAAAAGATTAAAAGAACAAAACTGGATTAAAGAAGATGAGAAGGTTGTTTTGCTAAACACAGGGGCTGGAATTAAATATCCATATCATCCTAGCATGAATAACATTTATAACGTTTCTACCTGTTTGTAA
- a CDS encoding exonuclease SbcCD subunit D yields the protein MKFFHTADWHLGKLVQGVYMTEDQRYVLEQFIEAVKQEKPDVVIIAGDLFDRAVPPTEAIDLLDEVLKTIVIEYKTPVIAVAGNHDSPGRLQFGSRMMKAAGFYIVGEFTDEFDPIILNDGFGEVHFHLIPYAEPGKVRHILQNDEIRTYDEAMKATVGRIREKMDPNARHIFVGHAFVTPYGEKTANTSDSERPLSIGGTEYVSAEYFSQFHYTALGHLHQAHYVKNEKIRYAGSPLKYSISEEKHNKIFYVVELDENGQTNVEKRKLTPKRDMYTIEEKLEKIEQMEKSEDYVFIRLLDETPVLSPMERVRSVFPNAMHVERKLLMTQIYDNEEQVNERSKMDEVSLFKAFYKEVRGMEVTGETEKHFTDILQEMLQVEGERK from the coding sequence GTGAAATTTTTTCATACAGCGGATTGGCATTTAGGCAAGCTGGTACAAGGTGTATATATGACTGAGGATCAACGTTATGTATTAGAACAGTTTATAGAAGCAGTCAAACAAGAAAAACCAGATGTGGTCATTATTGCAGGAGATTTATTTGATAGAGCTGTACCTCCAACGGAAGCAATAGATCTATTAGATGAAGTGCTCAAAACAATCGTGATAGAATATAAAACTCCGGTCATTGCAGTTGCTGGAAACCATGATAGTCCAGGCAGGTTGCAATTTGGAAGCCGAATGATGAAAGCTGCAGGTTTTTACATAGTAGGAGAGTTCACAGATGAGTTTGATCCTATCATACTTAACGATGGTTTTGGAGAAGTTCATTTCCATCTCATTCCTTATGCAGAGCCAGGGAAAGTTAGACATATTTTACAGAACGATGAAATTCGTACATATGATGAAGCAATGAAAGCGACAGTGGGGAGAATTAGAGAAAAGATGGATCCAAATGCACGTCATATCTTTGTAGGTCATGCGTTTGTAACGCCATATGGTGAAAAAACTGCAAATACAAGTGACTCAGAACGTCCTCTTTCCATAGGAGGGACGGAATATGTAAGTGCGGAGTATTTTTCTCAATTTCATTACACCGCTTTAGGTCATTTGCATCAAGCCCATTATGTGAAAAATGAAAAGATTAGATATGCAGGTTCACCATTAAAATACTCCATTTCAGAAGAAAAACATAATAAGATTTTTTACGTTGTTGAATTGGATGAGAATGGGCAAACAAATGTCGAGAAACGGAAGCTAACACCAAAGAGAGATATGTATACGATTGAAGAAAAATTAGAAAAAATTGAACAGATGGAGAAAAGTGAGGATTATGTTTTTATACGTCTGTTAGATGAAACTCCAGTATTATCTCCTATGGAACGTGTTCGCAGTGTTTTTCCAAATGCAATGCATGTAGAACGCAAATTATTGATGACTCAAATTTATGACAATGAAGAACAGGTCAATGAAAGATCAAAAATGGATGAGGTCTCTCTTTTTAAAGCTTTTTATAAAGAAGTTAGAGGCATGGAAGTCACTGGAGAGACAGAGAAGCATTTTACCGACATATTACAGGAAATGCTGCAGGTAGAGGGTGAAAGAAAATGA